The following coding sequences lie in one Corticium candelabrum chromosome 10, ooCorCand1.1, whole genome shotgun sequence genomic window:
- the LOC134185240 gene encoding uncharacterized protein LOC134185240 produces MLLVLHCSLADEYGQGGCGGSRYQCRERVSYSVKASRYKQTAYREHYRYECKQWWKWGRCTGYRTKYRSNIEYYTRTAYRYQCRPCNIDCRVSGWSSWTCTAPCCVALRERRTRTLQVPQSGSGRSCPSLEERRTRYDDNKACYIDGKCYKQLEKSPNGCNQCQKDYSRNYWKRLSEGTCDDGNSCTANDTCQSGCCIGKPYRCLHCQRCNGDGTCGLAFGCVTSPSTCGCRIGNDCYRDGQLNPDNGGQMCDYNESAQKWSNVSAGYDTVVLPNPND; encoded by the exons ATGCTCCTCGTTCTGCACTGCTCTCTTGCAGACGAGTACGGACAAGGAGGTTGTGGCGG AAGTCGCTATCAGTGCAGAGAACGTGTATCTTATTCTGTCAAAGCTTCGCGATACAAGCAAACGGCGTATCGAGAGCACTACCGTTACGAGTGTAAACAGTGGTGGAAATGGGGTCGCTGCACAGGTTACAG GACGAAATACAGAAGCAATATCGAGTACTACACGAGAACTGCGTACCGATACCAATGCCGACCGTGCAACA TTGATTGTCGAGTGAGTGGGTGGTCGTCATGGACCTGCACTGCTCCCTGTTGTGTTGCGCTGCGCGAAAGAAGAACTCGTACCTTGCAAGTTCCTCAGTCTGGATCGGGAAGAAGTTGCCCTAGTCTCGAAGAAAGGCGAACTCGATACGATGATAACAAAGCGTGTTACATCGATGGAAAATGCTACAAGCAACTCGAAAAAAGCCCCAACGGCTGCAAT CAATGCCAAAAGGACTATTCAAGAAATTATTGGAAAAGGCTTTCCGAAGGAACATGCGACGACGGCAACAGTTGCACGGCTAATGATACCTGTCAGTCCGGATGTTGCATCGGAAAACCATACAGATGCCTCCACTGCCAGAGGTGCAATGGCGATGGCACTTGCGGTCTTGCGTTTGGTTGCGTCACGTCACCGTCTACGTGCGGTTGCCGCATCGGCAATGACTGTTACCGCGACGGACAATTGAATCCAGACAACGGAGGACAAATGTGCGATTATAATGAGAGTGCCCAGAAATGGTCGAATGTGTCGGCAGGATATGACACTGTCGTGTTGCCTAATCCTAATGATTGA
- the LOC134185890 gene encoding uncharacterized protein LOC134185890 isoform X2, whose translation MIYGSEADPETWTSCTARSAKDDHSLKSDKTNFAKNKAVCASTENIIVQEPRSVTVSESQPLSHPSETLSSEATTSNYDKRNLQNLQRQCTSRRLSIETSQYTRFNAETATLTVESACGRLGNAQPVALILKWKEHTP comes from the exons atgatctacggttcagaagcagacccggaaacgtggacttcgtgtacagcaagatcggcgaaag ATGATCATTCACTAAaatcagacaaaacaaactttgCAAAGAATAAAGCAGTATGTGCGTCTACTGAAAATATCATTGTTCAGG AGCCAAGAAGTGTTACAGTTAGTGAATCACAACCACTCTCTCATCCATCAGAAACTCTCTCATCCGAAGCAACTACCTCTAACTATGACAAACGAAATTTACAAAATCTCCAAA GACAGTGTACAAGCAGGAGACTGTCAATAGAGACGTCACAATATACAAGATTCAATGCAGAGACTGCAACA TTGACTGTCGAGTCAGCCTGTGGACGGCTTGGAAATGCACAACCTGTTGCGCTAATATTAAAGTGGAAAGAACACACACCGTGA
- the LOC134185890 gene encoding uncharacterized protein LOC134185890 isoform X1, producing MIYGSEADPETWTSCTARSAKADDHSLKSDKTNFAKNKAVCASTENIIVQEPRSVTVSESQPLSHPSETLSSEATTSNYDKRNLQNLQRQCTSRRLSIETSQYTRFNAETATLTVESACGRLGNAQPVALILKWKEHTP from the exons atgatctacggttcagaagcagacccggaaacgtggacttcgtgtacagcaagatcggcgaaag CAGATGATCATTCACTAAaatcagacaaaacaaactttgCAAAGAATAAAGCAGTATGTGCGTCTACTGAAAATATCATTGTTCAGG AGCCAAGAAGTGTTACAGTTAGTGAATCACAACCACTCTCTCATCCATCAGAAACTCTCTCATCCGAAGCAACTACCTCTAACTATGACAAACGAAATTTACAAAATCTCCAAA GACAGTGTACAAGCAGGAGACTGTCAATAGAGACGTCACAATATACAAGATTCAATGCAGAGACTGCAACA TTGACTGTCGAGTCAGCCTGTGGACGGCTTGGAAATGCACAACCTGTTGCGCTAATATTAAAGTGGAAAGAACACACACCGTGA